A part of Uloborus diversus isolate 005 chromosome 6, Udiv.v.3.1, whole genome shotgun sequence genomic DNA contains:
- the LOC129225318 gene encoding uncharacterized protein LOC129225318, translating into MVSHCCVSECKERSAKGGRTTFHYFPKDETRRKLWESKIGRKNFKASDHSRICSKHFSEDCFDRLKFGATWLKPNAIPTIFNFPAQSKKGNKKGKSKIKIEVTEEKLPIETEFTGGKSTIKTEIMEDESPIKTEVTEESFPIITEGEFPIITEGAFPIITEGAFPIITNDTQGVFPPMTNGTESESPIITEVTGGNFSIKTEVTEESFPIITEGTYPIIIKDTQGVFPTITNSSRVFPTIINGSGVFPTIINGSGVFPIITEVRGGKSLIGPEGINSSEIVDTEGNAYMEEDLEKRKRQHYLGDFTIEDMNSPEKARKFYRAALERNEVQNKKLKSLREDMRTLKRRVTKLQRSLSDVAKKSPSAKSKLSFPGPMA; encoded by the exons CTTTCCAAAAGATGAAACAAGAAGGAAATTATGGGAGAGTAAAATAGGGCGAAAAAACTTTAAAGCTTCCGATCATAGTCGAATTTGTTCGAAGCATTTTTCTGAGGATTGTTTTGATAGGTTAAAATTTGGAGCTACATGGTTAAAACCAAATGCTATACCTACCATATTTAATTTCCCTGCTCAATCAAAGAAAGGAAACAAGAAAGGGAAgtctaaaatcaaaattgaagttACAGAAGAGAAATTGCCAATTGAAACAGAATTTACAGGAGGAAAATCTACTATCAAAACAGAAATTATGGAAGATGAATCCCCAATCAAAACAGAAGTTACAGAAGAGTCATTCCCAATCATTACAGAAGGAGAATTTCCAATCATTACAGAAGGAGCATTTCCAATAATCACAGAAGGAGCATTCCCAATCATAACAAATGATACACAAGGGGTGTTCCCACCCATGACAAATGGTACAGAAAGCGAATCCCCAATCATAACAGAGGTTACTGGAGGGAATTTTTCTATCAAAACAGAAGTCACAGAAGAGTCATTCCCAATCATAACAGAAGGAACATACCCAATCATAATAAAGGATACACAAGGGGTATTCCCAACCATAACAAACAGTTCAAGAGTATTCCCAACCATAATAAATGGTTCAGGAGTATTCCCAACCATAATAAATGGTTCAGGAGTATTCCCAATCATAACAGAAGTTAGAGGAGGGAAATCCCTAATCGGTCCAGAAGGGATAAATTCATCTGAAATAGTTGATACTGAAGGAAATGCTTATATGGAAGAAG atttagaaaaaagaaaaagacaacaTTATTTGGGAGATTTCACCATAGAGGACATGAATTCGCCAGAAAAGGCACGAAAATTTTATCGAGCTGCTCTGGAACGAAATgaagtgcaaaataaaaaactgaagTCCTTGAGGGAGGATATGAGAACACTTAAAAGACGAGTGACAAAGCTGCAAAGAAGTCTTTCAGATGTTGCGAAGAAATCTCCAAGTGCCAAATCAAAG ctTTCATTTCCTGGACCAATG